A genomic region of Prevotella scopos JCM 17725 contains the following coding sequences:
- a CDS encoding type I restriction endonuclease subunit R, producing MKSFISEDDIEQTLCTRLSQPEFGWKRIECDPSVEAQDDVSKTGRRNSSECILPAVFLTALERLNPQIDKSILAQVVADFRKDYTGKDMMDTNYKFYNYLRNGINVKVKKNGKDDFDIVRLIDFDNVENNDFHCVNQMWIKGRIRYRRPDVLLFVNGLPMVFIELKNSTVKIKEAYEKNLVSYREDIPNIFALNQICVLSNGMQTKLGAWNSKYEFFFDWLKVNDEHEKLDREHIAEYGLSIINLIDGLFRKERLLDYIENFIFFDNKRVKIIAKNHQYLGVNNLMKSVERREELKGKLGVFWHTQGSGKSYSMVMFVRKVRRKLKGNFTFLVITDRDDLDTQIHKTFVRSEVIGEKEECQPKNAAQLREFLSGNKPMVFTLIHKFQYDKTKKYPILSERNDIFVLVDEAHRTQYKQLAENMHTGLPNANYIAFTGTPLLGSKRLTNQWFGDYVSEYNFAQAIEDGSTVRLYYSRRVPEVGLENNWLDSDIDKIVEEEELNDRERELLENSSSRILEVIKRDGRLDRIAQDIAHHFPRRGFLGKGMVVSVDKYTAVKMYEKVQHYWGEEKKALIKERNAAKTKEERDELTARLDYMNKVEMAVIISEEADEVEKFKAQGLDITVHRNKMNEITPEGKDIEDRFKDKDDPLSLVFVCAMWLTGFDVPSLSTLYLDKPMKGHTLMQAIARANRVFPGKNCGIVVDYVNVFKYMQQALSDYASNGEEGAEFPAKDITRLITTIDGCIEECDSFLQGLGIRLDKIITDGDTLDKLESLRLAYDKILEKDESKNRFKVMSNLMMNLHDAAKPEIFELGWQNEKFSPLSYLNGLFCNRIDDEKLRRAKEKMSYTLDDSVTVMVAEDKPQYSIHQSKVIDLSKLDIESIRKSINATPYKSMEIDNLRTFIETALEQLINKNCTRVPFSQRYKNIIDTYNAGGTENEDYYEKLLQLIDELKKEQGRSADMGLKEEELEIYDLLIQGRKLTKDEEKEVILASKNLYNKLVEEKERLLVVDWYKDPQPKTKVLGLIQRSLDKDLPKTYDREVFSNKTNLLLDHFVDMAVQGYGWIS from the coding sequence ATGAAATCGTTTATCAGTGAAGACGACATAGAGCAGACCCTTTGTACCCGACTATCGCAACCAGAGTTCGGATGGAAGCGTATTGAGTGTGACCCGAGTGTGGAGGCACAAGACGACGTTAGCAAGACGGGGCGACGCAACTCGTCAGAGTGCATCTTACCTGCGGTGTTCCTTACTGCCTTAGAACGACTTAACCCACAGATTGACAAGAGCATCTTAGCGCAGGTTGTAGCCGACTTCCGTAAGGACTATACGGGTAAGGACATGATGGACACAAACTATAAGTTCTATAACTATCTGCGCAATGGCATCAATGTAAAGGTAAAGAAGAATGGCAAAGACGACTTTGACATCGTTCGGCTGATAGACTTTGATAATGTAGAGAACAACGACTTCCACTGTGTCAACCAGATGTGGATAAAGGGTAGGATTCGTTATCGTCGCCCTGATGTCCTCTTGTTTGTCAATGGACTTCCAATGGTCTTCATCGAGTTGAAGAACTCAACCGTAAAGATAAAGGAAGCCTATGAGAAGAATCTCGTTAGCTACCGAGAAGATATACCCAATATCTTTGCACTAAACCAGATATGCGTACTCTCAAATGGTATGCAGACGAAGTTGGGTGCTTGGAACTCTAAGTATGAATTCTTCTTCGACTGGCTAAAGGTCAACGATGAACATGAGAAACTCGACCGTGAGCATATAGCCGAGTATGGTCTTTCAATCATCAACCTCATTGACGGTCTTTTCCGCAAGGAACGCCTGTTAGACTATATAGAGAACTTTATCTTCTTTGACAATAAGCGCGTGAAGATTATCGCTAAGAACCACCAATACTTAGGCGTAAACAACCTCATGAAGAGCGTGGAACGCAGAGAAGAACTAAAAGGAAAGTTAGGTGTGTTCTGGCATACGCAGGGCTCGGGCAAGAGTTATTCGATGGTGATGTTTGTAAGAAAAGTAAGGCGTAAGCTAAAAGGCAACTTCACCTTCCTCGTCATTACCGACAGAGACGACCTCGACACACAGATACACAAGACCTTCGTGCGCAGTGAGGTTATTGGCGAGAAAGAAGAGTGCCAGCCAAAGAATGCAGCTCAACTGCGTGAGTTCCTTAGTGGTAATAAACCGATGGTCTTCACGCTGATACATAAGTTTCAGTATGATAAGACAAAGAAATATCCCATCCTCTCTGAGCGCAATGACATCTTTGTCTTAGTAGACGAAGCACATAGAACACAGTATAAGCAGTTGGCAGAGAATATGCATACAGGTCTGCCTAATGCTAACTACATCGCCTTTACAGGAACCCCTTTGTTAGGTTCAAAGCGATTGACCAACCAATGGTTTGGTGACTATGTATCAGAATATAACTTTGCACAAGCAATTGAAGATGGTAGTACGGTGCGCCTGTACTATAGTCGTCGAGTGCCAGAGGTGGGATTAGAGAATAACTGGCTTGACTCAGACATTGACAAGATAGTCGAAGAAGAAGAACTCAACGATAGAGAAAGAGAACTCTTAGAGAACTCCTCCTCACGTATCTTAGAGGTAATCAAGCGCGACGGACGTCTTGACCGTATTGCACAAGACATTGCCCACCACTTCCCAAGACGAGGTTTCTTAGGAAAAGGAATGGTGGTCAGTGTTGATAAGTACACGGCTGTGAAGATGTATGAGAAGGTGCAACACTACTGGGGAGAAGAGAAGAAAGCCCTCATCAAGGAGCGCAATGCAGCCAAGACGAAGGAAGAACGTGACGAGCTGACAGCACGATTAGACTATATGAATAAGGTTGAGATGGCTGTCATCATCAGTGAAGAGGCTGACGAAGTAGAGAAATTCAAAGCGCAAGGATTAGACATCACTGTTCATCGCAACAAGATGAACGAGATAACACCTGAGGGAAAAGACATTGAAGACAGATTTAAAGATAAGGACGATCCGCTAAGTTTGGTCTTTGTATGTGCGATGTGGCTCACAGGCTTTGACGTCCCTTCCCTCTCAACCCTTTATTTAGACAAGCCGATGAAGGGACATACACTGATGCAAGCGATTGCTCGTGCCAACCGTGTATTCCCCGGTAAGAACTGCGGTATCGTGGTTGACTATGTCAATGTGTTTAAGTATATGCAGCAAGCACTGTCTGACTATGCCTCAAATGGTGAGGAAGGTGCAGAGTTCCCAGCAAAGGATATTACGCGGTTAATCACAACCATTGACGGTTGTATTGAGGAGTGCGACTCCTTCTTACAAGGTTTAGGGATAAGATTAGATAAGATTATCACCGATGGTGACACACTTGACAAACTGGAGTCCTTGCGATTGGCATACGACAAAATCCTTGAGAAAGACGAGAGTAAAAACAGGTTTAAGGTGATGAGTAACCTTATGATGAACCTGCATGATGCTGCAAAGCCAGAGATATTTGAACTTGGATGGCAGAATGAGAAGTTCTCTCCACTGAGTTATCTCAATGGGCTGTTCTGTAACAGAATAGATGATGAGAAACTAAGAAGGGCAAAAGAGAAGATGAGCTACACACTGGACGATAGCGTTACGGTGATGGTTGCAGAAGACAAGCCACAATATAGTATTCATCAGAGTAAGGTGATCGACTTAAGTAAATTAGATATAGAAAGTATTCGTAAGTCTATCAATGCAACACCTTATAAGTCAATGGAGATTGATAACCTCCGCACCTTTATAGAAACAGCTTTGGAACAGTTGATTAATAAGAACTGTACCAGAGTGCCATTCTCCCAAAGATACAAGAATATCATTGACACCTATAATGCAGGTGGTACGGAGAATGAGGATTACTATGAGAAGTTGTTACAGCTGATTGATGAACTCAAGAAAGAGCAGGGACGGTCGGCAGATATGGGATTAAAGGAGGAAGAACTTGAAATCTACGACCTTCTTATCCAAGGTAGAAAGCTAACAAAGGATGAAGAGAAGGAAGTTATCCTTGCTTCTAAAAACCTCTATAACAAGTTGGTGGAGGAAAAAGAAAGATTGTTGGTGGTTGACTGGTATAAAGACCCACAACCAAAGACAAAGGTGTTGGGACTGATACAACGGTCGCTGGATAAGGATTTGCCAAAGACCTATGATAGGGAGGTGTTTTCGAACAAGACAAACCTGCTGCTGGATCACTTTGTAGATATGGCTGTACAGGGGTATGGTTGGATATCATAA
- a CDS encoding restriction endonuclease subunit S — METIRFDDFIRLNRGFDLPDYKIEKGEYPVITSTNIKAFHKEYKVEGPMVVTGRSGSLGKVQYIEGRCWPLNTSLYVKDYKGNFPRYVYYFLQMMHLEQYNAGVGVPTLNQNHLHSLKIKIHEKKLQQKIASILSAYDRLIENNTRRIRLLEQMAENLYKEWFVRFRFPEHENVEMVNGLPKGWKVKRYEEELNIRYGKGLSTEQLKEEGYPVFGSNGQIGFYDSYMYEDPQILISCRGASSGIVNISLPKSFITSNSLICERTEKTESLYEYLKYYFLNNNLVQYQTGSAQPQITINNIVKLKLLVPELKVQRSFSEKIRVIDMEIYNLQSQIQLLTRQRDLLLPRLISGKLEVKS; from the coding sequence ATGGAAACGATTCGATTCGATGATTTTATCAGACTTAACCGTGGATTTGATTTACCAGATTATAAGATAGAAAAGGGAGAATATCCTGTAATAACATCTACCAATATAAAAGCCTTTCATAAAGAATATAAAGTGGAAGGTCCTATGGTTGTTACTGGACGTTCAGGAAGTTTAGGTAAAGTTCAATATATAGAGGGAAGATGCTGGCCTCTAAATACGTCCTTATATGTTAAAGACTATAAGGGGAATTTTCCAAGATATGTGTATTACTTCTTACAAATGATGCATTTAGAACAATATAATGCTGGAGTAGGTGTACCTACACTGAATCAAAATCACTTACATTCTCTTAAAATTAAAATACATGAAAAAAAGCTTCAACAGAAGATAGCCTCTATCCTTTCCGCCTATGACCGCCTTATCGAGAACAACACTCGTCGTATCCGTCTGTTAGAACAGATGGCAGAGAACCTTTATAAAGAGTGGTTCGTCCGTTTCCGATTCCCTGAACACGAGAATGTAGAAATGGTTAATGGACTACCTAAAGGGTGGAAGGTAAAGCGTTATGAAGAAGAATTAAATATTCGATATGGGAAAGGGTTATCTACCGAACAATTAAAGGAAGAAGGATACCCTGTATTTGGTAGCAATGGACAGATAGGCTTTTATGATTCATATATGTATGAAGATCCACAAATTCTTATATCTTGCCGTGGTGCATCTTCTGGTATTGTGAATATCTCATTGCCGAAATCATTTATTACGAGTAATTCTCTTATATGTGAACGAACAGAAAAAACGGAATCTCTATATGAGTATTTAAAGTATTATTTCTTAAATAATAATCTTGTACAATATCAAACAGGATCAGCACAACCACAAATAACAATTAACAACATTGTGAAACTGAAGCTGTTAGTACCAGAACTAAAAGTACAGAGAAGTTTTTCAGAAAAGATTAGAGTAATAGACATGGAGATTTATAACCTCCAATCACAAATCCAACTCCTCACTCGCCAGCGTGACCTTCTCCTTCCCCGTTTGATAAGTGGCAAACTTGAAGTAAAATCTTAA
- a CDS encoding class I SAM-dependent DNA methyltransferase produces the protein MTSTELKDLEGRLWQSADMLRAGAHLAANKYSQPILGLIFLRYADVLFKQHKEEIDAAYNEYKGTRMERSYKDIAIEKCGFFLPECAYFDYLNDAPDDAQKALLVKAAMEAIEQENPRMDGVLPKEVYGQLVPEEEPELLSRIVRVFKDIPENISIDIFGQIYEYFLGNFALAEGQGGGAFYTPASVVQYMVEVLQPATGDKKFLDPACGSGGMFVQAARYMHRHNATNEQMMNFRCYGVEKEPDTVKLAKMNLLLNNVRGEITEANSFYSDPYNAVGQFDYVMANPPFNVDEVVVEKVTDDARFNTYGVPRNKTKSAKKASDKKETVPNANYLWIGYFATALNEQGKAALVMANSASDAGGSELEIRKKMIEDGIISQMVTLPSNMFSTVTLPATLWFFNKKRPKKDEILFIDARNIFTQVDRAHRKFSEEQVKSLGIISRLYEGDSDAFWALVDEYKAEGKQSEADWLLERWPDGKYQDIVGLCKVAKLEGEDGIIDNDYSLNAGRYVGVVIEDDGMTEEEFRTEMLSLNSEFAKLSAEAKDLESEIDKNLKELLG, from the coding sequence ATGACAAGTACCGAACTTAAAGACCTCGAAGGCCGTCTGTGGCAATCTGCCGACATGCTGCGTGCTGGCGCACACCTTGCAGCCAATAAGTATAGTCAGCCTATCCTTGGACTTATCTTCCTCCGCTATGCTGATGTGCTATTTAAGCAGCATAAGGAGGAGATTGACGCAGCCTATAACGAGTATAAGGGCACACGCATGGAGCGTAGCTATAAGGACATAGCCATTGAGAAGTGTGGCTTCTTCCTGCCTGAATGTGCTTATTTTGACTATCTCAATGATGCTCCCGACGATGCCCAAAAGGCGTTGTTAGTAAAGGCTGCTATGGAGGCGATTGAGCAGGAGAACCCACGCATGGACGGCGTTCTGCCAAAGGAGGTCTACGGACAGTTGGTACCAGAGGAAGAACCAGAGCTACTGAGCCGCATCGTACGTGTATTCAAAGACATCCCTGAGAATATCAGTATTGACATCTTCGGACAGATTTACGAATACTTCCTTGGCAACTTCGCCCTTGCTGAAGGTCAGGGAGGAGGAGCCTTCTATACCCCAGCCAGTGTCGTACAGTATATGGTTGAGGTCTTACAACCTGCCACTGGCGATAAGAAGTTTCTTGATCCTGCCTGCGGTTCGGGCGGTATGTTCGTTCAGGCGGCACGCTATATGCACCGCCACAATGCCACTAACGAGCAGATGATGAACTTCCGTTGCTATGGCGTGGAGAAAGAGCCAGACACGGTGAAGTTAGCAAAGATGAACCTGCTACTCAACAATGTGCGTGGCGAGATTACGGAGGCTAACTCCTTCTATAGCGACCCTTACAATGCTGTCGGTCAGTTTGATTATGTCATGGCTAACCCTCCATTTAATGTCGATGAGGTAGTCGTTGAGAAGGTGACAGACGATGCACGCTTTAACACCTACGGTGTACCTCGTAACAAAACAAAGTCTGCAAAGAAGGCTTCTGACAAGAAGGAGACCGTACCTAATGCCAACTACTTATGGATTGGCTATTTTGCTACAGCCCTCAACGAGCAAGGTAAGGCAGCACTTGTCATGGCAAACTCTGCCAGTGATGCAGGAGGTAGCGAACTGGAGATACGTAAGAAGATGATTGAGGACGGCATCATCAGTCAGATGGTGACTCTCCCCAGCAATATGTTCTCTACCGTAACCCTCCCTGCCACACTCTGGTTCTTCAATAAGAAACGACCAAAGAAAGACGAGATTCTCTTTATTGATGCTCGTAACATCTTCACACAGGTAGACCGTGCACACCGTAAGTTCTCTGAAGAGCAGGTGAAAAGCCTTGGAATCATCTCTCGCCTTTACGAGGGCGACAGCGATGCTTTCTGGGCATTGGTCGATGAGTATAAGGCAGAGGGCAAGCAGAGCGAGGCAGACTGGCTTTTAGAACGCTGGCCAGACGGCAAATATCAAGACATTGTCGGTCTGTGCAAGGTAGCGAAACTTGAAGGCGAAGACGGCATTATCGACAACGATTATAGCCTCAACGCAGGACGATATGTGGGCGTGGTGATTGAAGACGATGGAATGACCGAAGAAGAATTCCGCACCGAAATGCTATCGCTAAACTCGGAGTTTGCAAAGCTATCCGCTGAAGCGAAGGACTTGGAGAGTGAGATTGATAAGAACTTAAAGGAGTTGTTGGGCTAA